Genomic DNA from Aminobacterium mobile DSM 12262:
CATATGTAACTGGTCAAGTTATTGCCGTAGATGGCGGAATGACCATGTGTTAAGAAGAGTAGTGGAAGGGGGTGAAGGAGAATGAAGAAAGAAGAAGTTGTTGCTCGCTTAAAAGAAATTATTATGGACAGACTTGATGTTGAAGATGGCCAGATTGTTCTCGAGGCTTCCTTCGTGGAGGATCTTGGTGCTGATTCTCTTGACATCGTTGAGCTCATTATGGGTATTGAAGAAGAATTTGATATTGAAATACCTGACGAGGATGCTGAGAAGCTCACTTCCGTAGGGGAAGCTATGAAGTATACCCTCGAAAAGCTTGGAGTAGAAGAGTAATTTGGAATAAAGGCATTTCTGGGCCGGAGGAATATAGATCCCCCGGCCTATTGCAACATCGCGGTGCCCTATCCCTGAACGG
This window encodes:
- the acpP gene encoding acyl carrier protein encodes the protein MKKEEVVARLKEIIMDRLDVEDGQIVLEASFVEDLGADSLDIVELIMGIEEEFDIEIPDEDAEKLTSVGEAMKYTLEKLGVEE